gagagagagagagggagagagagagagagagagagagagagagagagagacagagagagggagagagagggagggagagagacagagagagagagagagagattgatttaCCTTACTATGGAACAAGGTGGAAATTATTACCGTAGCAACAGTAAAAACATCTGTATTTAAAAGGCCTATGTAAATATCTGAACattataaaaacaatgaaaacatttaataatgTTGCAAACATTTTGAACTTTATTAAATTTTCAAAAACATgaccccccttcccccccaaTTAAATACATAGTGAACATAACAAGGCTgtacaaaacataaacacaaccccccccaccaccaccaccaccacctagAATTCCCAAAATTATTCATTTAATCCTCCCCCTTCACCAACTCAGCCTTGGTGACCCTTTTCCCCTTCACTgttatttttacataaaatggCAGCTTGACCATTTTCCCCTGAAGAGGGGTCCAAAGCTCCTCCTCAATGTCGTAGACCTGTTCCCTCTCAACCAGTAATTTCAGCACCCCCTCTTTACCCTCCACCTCGATGGTCCCCAGGGCACTGACAACCAGCACGCTGTCGGTCTCCTGTAGGGAAGAAATCAGCCTTTGTTGAGACAGGGAAGACCACCAACATCTTTTAAAACATCTATTTGTGCGATACATTCATTATGTAAGGATGGGCCAATCACAATGCCTGATTAAATCTGAGATTTTTACATCACTTGGAATTGGAACAAGGTAAAAATCTTGAAATATTTTAAGCTGACTTTTAAAACTGACTATGCTTTACTGTTTAGATTAACAATCAAATAATGtatgaaatcataaaaaaaccTACCTCACAAACTGTAAAATGTGTTGAGTGGACACGGTACCCATAAGAGGACTGGTGTCCCTTCAGGTGGGTCAGCCTGGCCTCGTCCCCTATTGCAAAGGAGAACAGGGCTGCCTCCCTCCACAGGCTGATGGACACCTGTGCtttgtcctttaaaaaaaaaaatgaatatatgtatttgtttgcTCCCATTTCCATTAATATtttctcaaaataaaacaggtagCATTCAACCATATGGAGCCGTAGGCACACATAATGGTTTTGCTCATCTAACAATCAAATCAAACTAACAATATGTTGTTTCCCTTGAGTAGTGtaagttttgtaaaaaaaaaagaaaaagtctccATTGCATTGATctgtagataaataaataaaaagtgtagTGTGCTACTATGTGGCAATGCTTTCCTCAGCGGTTTTGCTACGTTTAATACGT
This is a stretch of genomic DNA from Perca flavescens isolate YP-PL-M2 unplaced genomic scaffold, PFLA_1.0 EPR50_1.1_unplaced_scaf_12, whole genome shotgun sequence. It encodes these proteins:
- the LOC114551506 gene encoding uncharacterized protein LOC114551506, with translation MRDERRVVSWSFDDASGEAKAALTKENRLVILSDGCSLSKVTLFEAFAGRETQFFRSAPVEVSGELRASAEKLLCPSSTPTATKDMKSQEGFLTLQGEVVEISAVKKIKVGKDMVPMKTVVLEQDKAQVSISLWREAALFSFAIGDEARLTHLKGHQSSYGYRVHSTHFTVCEETDSVLVVSALGTIEVEGKEGVLKLLVEREQVYDIEEELWTPLQGKMVKLPFYVKITVKGKRVTKAELVKGED